A single Branchiostoma floridae strain S238N-H82 chromosome 11, Bfl_VNyyK, whole genome shotgun sequence DNA region contains:
- the LOC118425332 gene encoding P-selectin-like translates to MVGTSALTCQADGTWTGTAPTCAIVQCPIQTPPDNGGMTGSNNYQDIVQFTCNSGYEMTGVASITCQADGTWSNSAPTCDAVQCPLLTAPPNGAMTGSNFYQDVVQFTCDSGYRLVGRSSLQCQADRTWDGIVPTCTPVECPVLTAPLNGGMSGSNFYQDLVVFSCIPGYELDGSVKCPVLAAPANGAKEGSNSYQDVVQFSCYIGYDLIGSSSSTCQADRTWTTPAPTCSRVQCPLLTAPANGVMTGGNFYQDIARFTCNSGYDRVGTASLTCQADRTWNGIAPTCTRVQCPSLTAPENGAMTGNNFYQDVLLFTCDTGYEMVGVASLTCQADRTWSGTAPTCRRR, encoded by the exons ATGGTGGGCACTTCTGCACTAACCTGTCAGGCTGACGGGACTTGGACTGGAACTGCACCAACATGCGCCA TTGTACAATGCCCGATACAAACACCTCCGGACAATGGTGGCATGACTGGCTCCAACAACTATCAGGACATCGTGCAGTTTACCTGTAACTCCGGTTACGAGATGACAGGTGTTGCAAGTATCACGTGCCAAGCAGACGGCACGTGGAGTAACAGCGCCCCCACTTGTGATG cCGTGCAGTGCCCTCTGCTGACAGCCCCTCCGAACGGTGCGATGACTGGATCCAATTTCTACCAAGACGTGGTGCAGTTCACGTGTGATTCTGGATACAGACTTGTAGGACGTTCTTCATTGCAATGCCAAGCTGACAGAACATGGGACGGCATcgtcccaacatgcacac CTGTGGAGTGTCCGGTGCTGACAGCTCCATTGAACGGCGGGATGTCAGGATCTAATTTCTATCAGGACTTGGTGGTGTTTTCCTGCATTCCTGGATACGAGCTGGACGGAA GCGTGAAGTGCCCAGTGCTAGCAGCTCCCGCAAACGGTGCAAAGGAAGGCTCCAATTCCTACCAAGACGTGGTGCAGTTCTCGTGTTATATCGGATACGACCTCATAGGCAGTTCTTCGTCGACATGCCAAGCTGACAGAACATGGACTACACCGGCCCCGACATGCTCAA GAGTCCAGTGCCCGCTGCTCACAGCTCCAGCAAACGGTGTGATGACTGGCGGCAATTTCTATCAAGACATAGCACGGTTCACCTGTAACTCAGGGTACGACCGTGTGGGGACCGCCAGCTTGACCTGCCAAGCTGACCGCACTTGGAATGGGATCGCTCCAACCTGTACAC GCGTACAGTGTCCATCGCTGACCGCTCCTGAAAACGGTGCAATGACTGGCAACAATTTCTACCAAGACGTGCTGCTGTTCACGTGCGATACTGGATACGAGATGGTCGGGGTCGCAAGCCTGACCTGCCAGGCTGACCGCACGTGGAGCGGGACTGCACCAACCTGCAGAC GAAGATAA